In Methanosarcina barkeri MS, a single window of DNA contains:
- a CDS encoding homocitrate synthase family protein — translation MSESEQYSRNELMDFIEYRPLDIEICDVTLRDGEQTPGVVFTKEQKLAMASELDSMGVEVIEAGFPVVSANEKETVKEIANQGFNSRICCLSRAVKGDVDAALECDVDIVSIFIAMSDMHLKYKYHRSLEEMLGCAKETIEYATDHGLKVRFAAEDASRTPIDRLKKAFKEVENEYKVQYLSLADTIGILNPTTTHYLVSEIFKEVNTSICIHCHDDLGMATANTLAAAEAGAKQLHTTVNAIGERAGNASLEEVMVALRVQYGIDRYDTTKLTSLSRMVSEYSGITPPVNKAVVGQNAFTHESGIHVAAILEEPRTYELFLPEMVGGKRNLVVGKHTGTKALKGIINSIGFCLEREELCALIDKVKVCTEEKHKSISRDQLERLITQVRQESKTTEKGEEKFSI, via the coding sequence ATGTCAGAGAGCGAGCAGTATTCCAGAAACGAACTTATGGATTTTATCGAATATCGCCCCCTAGATATCGAAATCTGTGACGTGACCCTGCGCGATGGGGAACAGACTCCAGGCGTTGTGTTCACAAAGGAACAGAAGCTGGCAATGGCCAGTGAACTTGATTCTATGGGTGTCGAGGTTATAGAAGCCGGATTTCCGGTAGTTTCCGCAAATGAAAAGGAAACCGTTAAGGAAATTGCAAATCAGGGCTTTAATTCAAGGATCTGCTGCCTCTCAAGAGCAGTAAAAGGGGACGTGGACGCTGCACTTGAATGTGATGTCGATATTGTGAGTATTTTTATTGCAATGTCGGACATGCACCTCAAATACAAGTATCATCGAAGCCTGGAGGAGATGCTTGGCTGTGCCAAGGAAACCATTGAATATGCGACCGATCACGGGTTAAAAGTACGTTTTGCAGCCGAAGATGCTAGCCGGACCCCGATTGACCGCCTGAAAAAGGCTTTCAAGGAAGTCGAAAATGAATATAAGGTGCAGTACTTAAGCCTTGCAGATACGATCGGTATCCTTAACCCTACAACGACACACTATCTTGTTAGTGAAATTTTCAAGGAAGTTAATACCTCAATCTGTATCCACTGCCATGACGACCTAGGAATGGCCACCGCAAATACCCTTGCAGCTGCTGAGGCCGGGGCAAAACAGCTCCATACCACAGTTAATGCGATCGGAGAACGTGCAGGAAATGCTTCCCTTGAAGAAGTAATGGTAGCCCTAAGGGTTCAGTACGGTATTGACCGCTATGACACCACGAAGCTAACTTCGCTTTCCAGAATGGTTTCGGAATATTCAGGTATCACGCCCCCGGTAAATAAAGCGGTTGTTGGGCAAAACGCCTTTACTCATGAATCCGGAATCCATGTTGCAGCAATCCTGGAAGAACCGCGTACTTATGAACTCTTCCTCCCGGAAATGGTTGGTGGGAAGCGCAATCTTGTCGTAGGAAAGCATACCGGCACAAAAGCCTTAAAAGGCATTATTAACAGCATAGGCTTCTGCCTTGAGCGGGAGGAACTCTGCGCCCTGATCGATAAAGTCAAGGTCTGCACCGAAGAAAAACATAAAAGCATCTCACGGGATCAGCTCGAAAGGCTGATTACTCAGGTCAGGCAGGAAAGTAAAACAACAGAAAAGGGAGAGGAGAAGTTTTCTATTTGA
- a CDS encoding NAD(+)/NADH kinase, with amino-acid sequence MAIKKIGISARCDRPEIIEKVREILAHFSSKVQIFVATPTAEVLGIEGTPVEKMRDEGVELIISVGGDGTVLRNIAKMKDPLPILGINMGTLGFLVDVEPEDALETIEEVLYGFSYSDRMRVDVFLNGEMLETATNEIAIMSAKPAKIIQFEVYVGDCLLDSMRADGVVFATPTGSTAYAMSAGGPIISPRVNAIVVVPVAPFKLSSRPWVIPSDSEITIRLSAPKKEAVIAIDGQKSYRIKPADVVKLKKSRFPARFVRISDTCFYERVQRKLT; translated from the coding sequence TTGGCGATAAAAAAAATAGGAATATCTGCGCGCTGCGACAGGCCTGAAATAATTGAAAAGGTAAGAGAAATTCTTGCTCATTTCAGTTCAAAGGTTCAAATTTTTGTCGCCACTCCCACGGCTGAGGTACTAGGAATAGAAGGTACTCCGGTTGAAAAAATGAGAGATGAAGGAGTGGAACTCATTATTAGCGTAGGAGGGGATGGCACAGTCCTCCGGAATATTGCTAAGATGAAAGACCCTCTTCCCATACTTGGAATCAATATGGGTACGCTTGGCTTTCTTGTAGATGTTGAGCCCGAAGACGCCCTTGAAACTATAGAAGAGGTGCTTTACGGTTTTTCTTACAGCGACAGAATGCGAGTCGATGTTTTCCTTAACGGGGAAATGCTTGAGACTGCAACGAACGAGATTGCAATAATGTCTGCAAAGCCTGCGAAGATCATTCAGTTTGAGGTTTATGTTGGAGATTGCCTTCTGGACTCGATGCGTGCGGATGGTGTGGTTTTTGCGACCCCTACAGGCTCTACTGCTTATGCGATGAGCGCAGGCGGTCCTATCATAAGTCCAAGGGTAAATGCTATCGTGGTTGTTCCTGTCGCTCCTTTTAAACTCTCCTCAAGGCCCTGGGTTATCCCGTCAGACAGCGAGATTACTATAAGGCTGTCGGCTCCAAAAAAAGAGGCTGTTATTGCGATTGACGGACAAAAATCATACAGGATCAAGCCTGCTGATGTTGTTAAACTTAAGAAATCCAGATTTCCTGCGCGCTTTGTAAGGATTTCAGATACCTGCTTTTATGAAAGGGTCCAGAGAAAACTTACCTGA
- a CDS encoding bifunctional fructose-bisphosphatase/inositol-phosphate phosphatase: MNSTNSGFLKLSREAFKAASDSICDLAGTDAAGSFVCMGADGTPTTKIDLAAEDAIVEVLKEDGRSMRIISEELGERVLGDSPEFSVVLDPLDGTYNSSVGIPFYSVSLAVSSHDLSDLRFGYVSNLALREEYYAEAGKGAYLNGKRIKASVNSELNKLCVSVYGYRQNIERTRKICSSVRRVRLFGSVALELCYVASGRLDAFVDVRNALRVTDVAAGQLILAEAGGLVTDGYGNSLRLPDNVTSRVEMVASNGHVHEKLLELLFGG, translated from the coding sequence ATGAATTCAACAAATTCAGGATTTTTGAAATTATCTCGAGAGGCTTTTAAAGCCGCATCAGATTCTATCTGTGATCTTGCAGGTACTGATGCTGCAGGCAGTTTTGTTTGTATGGGAGCCGACGGTACTCCGACTACCAAAATAGACCTCGCAGCAGAGGATGCTATCGTCGAAGTCCTTAAAGAAGACGGCAGGTCAATGAGAATTATCAGCGAAGAGCTTGGCGAACGTGTTTTAGGGGATTCACCTGAGTTTTCTGTTGTTCTAGATCCGCTTGATGGGACATATAATTCCTCAGTAGGAATTCCATTTTACAGTGTTTCTCTAGCCGTTTCTTCTCACGACCTTTCAGACCTCAGGTTCGGGTATGTGAGTAACCTTGCATTACGCGAGGAATACTATGCAGAAGCTGGAAAAGGGGCTTACCTTAACGGAAAAAGAATAAAAGCTTCCGTTAACTCGGAGCTGAATAAATTGTGCGTCAGTGTTTACGGCTACCGGCAAAATATAGAAAGGACCCGAAAGATATGCAGTAGCGTCAGAAGGGTGAGGTTATTCGGAAGTGTAGCCCTTGAGCTGTGTTATGTAGCCTCAGGCAGGCTTGATGCTTTTGTTGACGTCCGAAATGCTTTGCGCGTGACTGACGTGGCAGCAGGGCAGTTGATTCTGGCCGAAGCAGGCGGGCTTGTTACGGACGGATACGGAAATTCTTTAAGACTTCCTGATAATGTTACTTCAAGAGTGGAAATGGTTGCGTCCAACGGACATGTACACGAAAAGCTTTTAGAATTACTCTTTGGAGGATAA
- a CDS encoding type II glyceraldehyde-3-phosphate dehydrogenase translates to MVKAKIAVNGYGTIGKRVADAVRAQDDMEVVGISKTKPNYEAAVAHQLGYDIYAPAANLEAFEKAGMPAAGTVEEMVEKADLVVDCTPGGIGEKNKPMYEKAGVKAIWQGGEKHSLTGFSFNAICNYEKAVGRDLVRVVSCNTTALCRAIYPIDKELGVKKARVILARRATDPNDVKKGPINAIVPDPIKLPSHHGPDVKSVLPQINITSAALKIPTTLMHVHTVNMEVEKDCTVDDVKNIFGSQPRIRFVGQGMSSTAEIMEFARDMKRPRNDMWENCIWPESITVGDKELYFFQAVHQESIVVPENVDAIRAMMELESDGAKSIEKTNKAIGLSKE, encoded by the coding sequence ATGGTTAAAGCAAAAATCGCAGTAAATGGTTACGGAACTATTGGAAAAAGAGTTGCAGATGCCGTTAGGGCTCAGGACGATATGGAAGTTGTTGGAATTTCCAAAACAAAGCCGAACTATGAAGCTGCAGTGGCTCACCAGCTAGGATATGACATATATGCCCCAGCTGCAAATCTTGAAGCTTTTGAGAAGGCAGGAATGCCCGCAGCTGGGACAGTTGAAGAAATGGTCGAAAAGGCTGACCTGGTTGTAGACTGTACGCCCGGGGGAATCGGTGAAAAAAATAAGCCTATGTATGAAAAGGCCGGGGTAAAGGCAATCTGGCAGGGCGGCGAAAAGCATTCACTTACAGGTTTTTCATTTAATGCGATTTGCAATTACGAGAAGGCTGTGGGCCGTGACCTTGTAAGGGTTGTCTCATGCAACACAACAGCACTTTGCAGGGCTATTTACCCGATAGATAAAGAACTGGGGGTAAAAAAGGCCAGGGTAATTCTTGCAAGGAGAGCAACCGATCCTAATGATGTAAAGAAAGGGCCAATTAATGCAATCGTACCTGATCCTATTAAGCTTCCGTCCCACCACGGGCCTGATGTAAAAAGTGTGCTTCCACAGATTAATATTACAAGTGCAGCCCTGAAGATCCCGACAACCCTGATGCACGTACACACCGTGAATATGGAAGTCGAGAAGGATTGCACTGTAGATGATGTTAAAAACATCTTTGGTTCCCAGCCAAGAATCCGTTTCGTGGGACAGGGCATGTCGTCTACAGCGGAAATTATGGAATTTGCCAGGGATATGAAGCGCCCCAGAAACGATATGTGGGAGAACTGCATATGGCCTGAATCAATAACCGTAGGGGATAAGGAGCTTTATTTCTTCCAGGCTGTCCATCAAGAATCGATTGTAGTTCCGGAAAATGTGGACGCTATAAGGGCCATGATGGAACTTGAAAGCGACGGTGCAAAGTCAATTGAAAAGACAAATAAGGCTATTGGCCTGTCTAAAGAGTAA
- a CDS encoding CooT family nickel-binding protein produces the protein MCELNVFLLRGDERERVMDSVARILVEGKSIQLTGILGDQMTVEGSIREINFSRGEALILAN, from the coding sequence ATGTGTGAACTCAATGTGTTCTTGCTTCGTGGAGATGAGCGTGAGAGAGTTATGGATTCCGTAGCAAGGATTCTGGTTGAAGGTAAATCAATCCAGCTTACTGGAATTCTAGGAGATCAAATGACTGTTGAAGGCTCAATTAGGGAAATTAACTTCTCACGGGGAGAAGCCCTTATCCTTGCAAATTAA
- a CDS encoding damage-control phosphatase ARMT1 family protein: MKMNPRCTYCLLSRVHFQSKLSTDDEDLISKTIKECLKVVTKNYSPDVVSASVATKVHRKCYEVLEDNDPYAVTKKLIDQAALKVLPVAKENIYKNSPDNGELFRRAVLASVIANYFDFGIMGFDASEDKFEAAFQKYFEQGLGVDDTPKMLGLMQDVVYIADNCGEILFDTLVFDIIKKLGGKITLVVRGGPILTDVTLEEVREFDIDKKVDRVLTTGSNAVGVLIEEAPAELLQAMKDATLIISKGMANYETLSEHNFGAIAYMLLTKCECVAEDLGLEKDLSIAKLMNYP, from the coding sequence ATGAAGATGAACCCACGCTGTACCTATTGCCTGCTTTCAAGAGTACATTTTCAGTCTAAACTTTCTACTGACGATGAAGACCTAATAAGCAAGACCATTAAGGAATGCCTTAAAGTTGTGACCAAAAACTACAGCCCAGACGTGGTATCTGCTTCCGTAGCCACTAAAGTTCACAGAAAATGCTACGAGGTTCTGGAAGACAATGACCCTTATGCGGTAACAAAGAAACTTATCGACCAGGCTGCGCTGAAAGTCCTGCCTGTAGCGAAAGAAAATATTTACAAAAATTCTCCTGATAATGGGGAACTTTTCAGGCGTGCAGTACTGGCATCTGTGATTGCGAATTACTTTGATTTCGGAATTATGGGGTTTGATGCCAGTGAAGACAAATTTGAGGCTGCTTTTCAGAAATACTTTGAACAAGGACTTGGTGTGGATGACACTCCCAAAATGCTCGGGCTCATGCAGGACGTTGTTTACATTGCCGACAATTGCGGAGAAATTCTCTTTGATACGCTCGTTTTTGATATCATCAAAAAACTCGGTGGAAAGATCACACTCGTAGTTCGGGGTGGACCCATTCTGACAGACGTGACATTAGAAGAGGTAAGAGAATTCGATATTGATAAAAAAGTCGATAGAGTCCTGACAACCGGTTCAAATGCCGTAGGTGTCCTGATTGAGGAGGCTCCGGCCGAACTTCTTCAGGCAATGAAAGATGCGACTCTTATTATTAGCAAGGGCATGGCCAATTACGAAACCCTATCCGAGCATAATTTTGGGGCAATTGCGTACATGCTTCTTACTAAATGTGAGTGTGTTGCTGAAGACCTGGGACTTGAAAAGGACTTGTCCATTGCAAAACTGATGAACTATCCCTGA
- a CDS encoding DUF3147 family protein yields MKLDFKDLALRFVFGGIAVAACYIMLQIIPSKSFAGVFAAFPAVMVAAVIMAGHFGSSEQASDIALGASAGMIGCTICVLTAALCMEYLNRWSFSIIIALLIWFVSSCLSTRLIQSFLGKMKEKRQQKTHY; encoded by the coding sequence ATGAAATTAGATTTCAAAGACCTTGCTCTCAGGTTCGTCTTCGGGGGAATTGCTGTTGCTGCCTGTTATATCATGCTGCAGATAATACCTTCAAAATCTTTTGCTGGAGTTTTTGCAGCTTTTCCAGCTGTTATGGTAGCTGCCGTGATAATGGCAGGACATTTCGGAAGCTCTGAGCAAGCTTCTGACATTGCCCTTGGAGCTAGTGCAGGGATGATAGGTTGCACTATATGTGTGCTCACTGCTGCTCTCTGTATGGAGTACCTTAACAGGTGGAGCTTTTCAATTATTATTGCTCTTTTAATCTGGTTTGTCAGCTCATGCTTATCAACCAGGTTGATCCAGAGTTTCCTGGGAAAAATGAAAGAAAAAAGGCAGCAAAAAACACACTATTGA
- a CDS encoding MEDS domain-containing protein, with product MKKSLRKSGIDIIGDVPWGTHICQFYQTKEDFMDTLVPYFKTGLENNEFSMWITSGPLEVEYAKESLRMTVPDIDSYLKKGQIQIIPDSRFYAEEGVFDSKRILNNLVEKLNQALANGYDGLRLSGTALWLENKDWSDFVNYEIKLDSAISNYQMIALCTYSLDRFDATKIIEAAINHQFVLIKREGTLEQIKNSRREKEEERIRSLADIVELSNDAILTISLDGTITSWNKGAEQTYGYSTKKIIGKPISILEPSILVEETEELIELFKQGDKIHNYETLRLREDGRVINVSVTFSPIFDASKNLISISVISRDITRSKRVEEKLRKSEERYRIATEQTGQVVYEYDLRTDKSGWAGAIEEVTGYSLEEFQRFGKEVWLKNIHLTDTSSGDEKFQSARKTGGRFKEELRLRKKDESCIYIENNGVWLKGYDGQPCEAIGVLKDITERKKTEHFLKSIETVRKKEIHHRIKNNLQVISSLLDLQADKFNDTKVVEAFRESQNRVVSMALIHEELHEGGESEVLNSSKYLERLVENIFQTYRSRNADIRLNMDLEENIFFDMDTVVPLGLIVNELVSNSLKHAFVDRDNGQIQIKLCKGKSGGYKDNIAGSKKEESQGTSFILIVSDNGIGIPGEFDLENPVSLGMQLVNTLIDQLEGKLELKKDNGTEFTIKFRVM from the coding sequence GTGAAAAAAAGCCTGAGGAAATCTGGCATTGATATTATTGGAGATGTGCCCTGGGGTACACATATTTGTCAATTCTATCAAACAAAAGAAGATTTTATGGATACGCTGGTTCCTTACTTCAAGACAGGACTGGAAAATAATGAGTTTAGCATGTGGATCACATCGGGACCCTTAGAAGTAGAATATGCAAAAGAATCTCTGAGAATGACTGTTCCTGATATTGATAGTTACTTGAAAAAAGGACAAATACAAATTATTCCCGACAGTCGGTTTTATGCAGAAGAGGGCGTTTTTGATTCGAAGAGGATCTTAAACAACTTGGTTGAAAAACTCAATCAGGCTCTGGCAAATGGATACGATGGATTGAGGTTAAGTGGAACTGCTTTGTGGCTGGAGAATAAGGATTGGAGTGATTTTGTTAACTATGAGATAAAACTGGACAGTGCCATAAGCAATTATCAGATGATAGCTCTCTGCACCTATTCTCTCGATAGGTTTGATGCAACGAAAATCATCGAGGCGGCTATCAATCACCAGTTTGTGTTAATCAAAAGGGAAGGAACATTGGAACAGATAAAAAATTCCAGGCGTGAGAAGGAAGAAGAAAGAATCCGGAGTTTAGCAGATATTGTGGAGTTATCAAATGATGCTATTTTAACTATATCGCTTGATGGCACTATTACCAGCTGGAACAAAGGTGCAGAGCAAACTTATGGCTATTCAACTAAAAAAATTATTGGGAAACCCATATCCATCCTTGAACCGTCCATCTTAGTTGAGGAAACAGAAGAGTTAATTGAACTGTTTAAACAGGGAGATAAAATCCACAATTATGAGACTTTACGGTTAAGAGAAGATGGTAGAGTAATAAACGTTTCAGTAACCTTTTCTCCGATTTTTGACGCCTCTAAAAATCTGATTTCTATTTCAGTTATCTCCAGAGATATAACTAGAAGTAAAAGAGTTGAAGAAAAACTCCGGAAAAGTGAAGAAAGATACAGAATCGCTACAGAGCAGACAGGGCAGGTGGTTTATGAATATGATTTAAGAACAGACAAGAGCGGTTGGGCAGGTGCTATAGAAGAAGTTACAGGTTATAGCCTTGAAGAGTTCCAGAGGTTTGGCAAGGAAGTGTGGCTTAAAAATATCCATCTGACAGATACGAGTAGTGGGGATGAAAAATTTCAGAGTGCTAGAAAGACCGGAGGTAGATTTAAGGAAGAATTAAGGTTGAGAAAAAAAGATGAAAGTTGTATTTATATAGAAAATAACGGAGTCTGGCTTAAGGGTTATGATGGCCAGCCTTGTGAGGCTATCGGAGTATTAAAAGACATTACTGAAAGAAAAAAGACAGAACATTTCCTTAAGAGTATAGAAACTGTCCGTAAAAAGGAAATCCACCACAGGATTAAGAATAACCTTCAGGTAATTTCTTCTCTTCTCGATCTTCAGGCTGATAAGTTCAATGATACGAAAGTTGTTGAAGCTTTCAGGGAAAGCCAGAATCGAGTAGTTTCTATGGCTCTCATTCACGAAGAGCTGCACGAAGGCGGGGAAAGCGAGGTACTGAACTCTTCTAAATATCTAGAAAGGCTTGTTGAGAACATTTTCCAGACGTACAGATCTAGAAATGCCGATATCAGATTGAACATGGATCTGGAAGAAAATATTTTTTTTGATATGGATACTGTAGTTCCATTAGGGCTAATCGTCAACGAACTCGTTTCAAATTCTCTTAAACATGCATTTGTCGACAGAGATAACGGGCAGATTCAAATTAAACTTTGTAAAGGGAAATCAGGTGGATATAAAGACAATATAGCAGGAAGCAAAAAAGAGGAATCTCAAGGTACCAGTTTCATCCTGATAGTCTCAGACAATGGAATAGGTATACCCGGAGAGTTTGATCTGGAGAATCCTGTTAGCCTTGGCATGCAACTGGTAAACACTCTCATAGACCAGTTAGAAGGCAAACTTGAACTAAAAAAAGACAATGGGACAGAATTTACTATAAAATTTAGAGTGATGTAA
- a CDS encoding chemotaxis protein CheB, whose protein sequence is MRTLGYSGKEKYPVIEEGCDNTDKEKEPTGKGEIERSKKEKLQAIEKISTGENSGLDVSLDESPKKEFPIVGIGASAGGLAAFEAFFSAMPSNKDPGAAFVLVQHLDPNYKSILSDLIRNFTRMPVYEATNWVNIEPNCVYIIPPNRDMVLRDGVLQLMEPSQPHGRRLPIDIFFSSLAQDKKEKAIGIVLSGTGSDGTKGVQAIKAEGGMVMAQTPESSEYNNMPLSAIATGQVDYVLKPEEMPAQLIAYIPYVFGKTHQVTSKFEGLMKNIFNFLHIKTGHDFSHYKYGTINRRVERRMAVLNIENVNEYVRYLEQKPAEVEVLFHDLLIGVTSFLRNPEAYEALQEQVIPCLFAGKYPESSIRVWVPGCSTGEEAYSIAILLQEQMDNLNQNFKVQIFATDIDSKAIEKARSGLYPANIAVDMSSERLKRFFTLDSDGYYHIQHNIREMVIFSEQDIIKDPPFSKLDLISCRNLLIYMDKELQKKLIPLFHYALNPGGFLFLGPSENVGEFTNLFDTLDRRSKLYIKKGGPSSDYFLSIGTFIPPSTKSEARKPSGNVPVEIRPKLRELIEQAMLQYYAPVSVLIDEHGNILYIYGRTGMYLEPASGEVGMNVLSMAREGLRSELTTALHRAVINKAPVFHPRVRVKTNGDFTTINLAVRPVERNHDTTTWLNLFLVTFEEIPESEQIDTEKSIHINAGENACKTDVDVRILKLKKELQAKEESLKASNEELATSNEELKSANEEMQSVNEELQSTNEELETSREELQSVNEELGTVNIELQNRVADLSQANNDMNNLLAGTGIGTIFVDHQLRIIRFTPPATRLINLIPSDIGRPVGHIVSNLLGYNRLVEDIKEVLDSLIPKDIEVKTRENTWYLLGIRPYRTLENTIEGAVITFTDITEMKRVRIKESETMRRLVAVVHDASDAITLQDMKGNILAWNPKAESIYGWSEAEALSMNVSSMIPEDRKTEELSIVKKLSWAEVLEPYRTQRITKDGRIVDIWLTATSLVNETGEVYAIATTEREIKLEGNETKNKK, encoded by the coding sequence CCCAGGAGCGGCTTTTGTCCTGGTACAGCACCTGGATCCGAATTATAAAAGCATTCTTTCCGACCTAATCAGAAACTTTACCCGGATGCCTGTATACGAAGCTACAAATTGGGTAAATATTGAGCCTAACTGTGTTTACATCATCCCTCCTAACCGCGACATGGTTCTTCGGGATGGCGTGCTCCAGTTGATGGAGCCATCCCAGCCGCACGGTCGTCGCCTACCTATTGATATATTTTTCAGCTCTCTGGCCCAGGACAAGAAAGAGAAAGCTATTGGTATTGTACTCTCAGGTACAGGTAGTGACGGCACAAAGGGGGTGCAGGCTATTAAGGCTGAGGGAGGAATGGTAATGGCACAGACTCCCGAGTCCAGTGAATACAACAATATGCCTCTTAGTGCTATTGCCACAGGTCAGGTGGATTATGTCCTGAAGCCTGAAGAGATGCCTGCCCAGCTCATTGCCTATATTCCCTACGTCTTCGGAAAAACACACCAGGTAACCTCAAAATTTGAAGGTCTGATGAAAAATATATTCAATTTTCTTCACATCAAGACCGGTCATGACTTTTCTCACTACAAGTACGGTACCATCAATCGGCGCGTTGAACGGCGCATGGCTGTCCTAAATATTGAGAATGTAAATGAGTATGTGCGTTATTTAGAGCAAAAGCCTGCTGAAGTGGAAGTTCTCTTTCATGACCTTTTAATCGGTGTCACCAGTTTCCTCCGTAATCCTGAAGCTTATGAAGCACTCCAGGAACAGGTTATTCCGTGTCTCTTTGCTGGCAAGTACCCGGAGTCATCAATACGCGTCTGGGTGCCCGGATGTTCCACAGGTGAAGAGGCATATTCCATAGCCATTTTACTCCAGGAACAAATGGATAACTTGAACCAAAATTTTAAGGTGCAGATTTTCGCCACTGATATTGACAGTAAGGCTATTGAAAAGGCCCGTAGCGGCCTCTATCCAGCCAATATTGCCGTCGATATGTCCTCTGAAAGGCTTAAGCGCTTCTTTACTCTAGACTCAGACGGCTACTACCATATTCAGCACAATATTCGTGAAATGGTTATTTTTTCCGAGCAGGATATCATTAAGGACCCTCCATTCTCTAAGCTTGACCTCATCAGTTGTCGCAACTTGCTGATCTATATGGACAAAGAACTGCAGAAGAAGCTAATTCCCCTCTTCCACTACGCTTTGAACCCTGGTGGATTTCTCTTTCTTGGTCCCTCCGAAAATGTGGGCGAGTTCACAAATCTTTTTGACACGCTGGATCGCAGGTCAAAACTGTATATAAAAAAAGGAGGTCCTAGCAGTGATTATTTCCTTTCCATAGGGACTTTTATCCCACCATCAACGAAAAGCGAAGCCAGAAAGCCTTCAGGCAACGTTCCTGTAGAAATCAGACCTAAGCTGCGCGAGCTGATCGAGCAAGCAATGCTGCAATATTACGCCCCTGTAAGTGTTCTGATTGACGAACACGGTAATATCCTGTATATCTATGGTCGTACTGGCATGTACCTTGAACCAGCTTCGGGTGAAGTTGGTATGAACGTATTGAGTATGGCTAGAGAGGGATTAAGATCAGAATTGACTACGGCCCTGCACAGAGCCGTCATAAATAAAGCGCCAGTGTTTCATCCCAGAGTGAGAGTTAAAACCAACGGCGATTTCACCACAATTAATCTGGCAGTACGGCCTGTAGAGCGAAACCATGATACAACCACCTGGTTAAACTTGTTCCTGGTAACTTTTGAGGAAATTCCAGAGTCAGAGCAGATCGACACCGAAAAGTCCATCCACATAAATGCTGGAGAAAATGCCTGTAAAACGGATGTGGATGTGCGAATCTTAAAGCTGAAAAAGGAGTTACAGGCCAAGGAAGAAAGCCTCAAAGCTTCCAATGAGGAACTGGCGACTTCCAATGAAGAACTTAAATCTGCAAACGAAGAGATGCAGTCAGTCAACGAGGAACTGCAGTCCACAAATGAGGAACTGGAGACCTCAAGAGAGGAACTGCAATCAGTAAATGAGGAATTGGGCACGGTCAATATCGAACTGCAAAACAGGGTAGCTGACCTGTCTCAAGCCAATAACGACATGAATAACCTGCTGGCTGGAACAGGCATAGGCACTATCTTTGTGGACCATCAACTACGTATCATACGCTTCACTCCTCCGGCTACACGTTTGATAAACCTGATCCCATCAGATATTGGAAGGCCGGTTGGACATATTGTCTCAAACCTTCTGGGCTACAACCGCCTGGTAGAGGACATAAAGGAAGTGCTGGACAGCCTGATACCCAAAGATATTGAAGTCAAGACTAGGGAAAATACCTGGTATTTACTGGGCATCCGGCCTTATCGCACTCTTGAAAACACCATTGAAGGAGCGGTAATTACTTTTACGGATATTACCGAGATGAAACGGGTGAGGATTAAGGAGTCTGAAACCATGCGTCGTCTGGTTGCAGTAGTGCACGATGCAAGCGATGCTATAACGCTGCAGGATATGAAAGGCAATATCCTGGCTTGGAATCCAAAGGCAGAGAGTATTTATGGTTGGAGCGAAGCCGAAGCACTCTCAATGAATGTTAGCAGCATGATCCCGGAGGATCGGAAAACGGAAGAGTTGTCTATAGTGAAAAAGCTTAGCTGGGCTGAGGTTCTTGAACCTTACCGTACCCAAAGAATTACCAAAGATGGCAGGATAGTTGATATCTGGCTGACCGCCACTTCACTGGTAAATGAAACCGGTGAAGTGTATGCTATTGCAACCACGGAGCGAGAAATCAAATTAGAAGGTAATGAGACGAAAAATAAAAAATAA